The Pseudomonas aeruginosa genome includes the window TGCCGTTGCTCGGGTTGCCCATGGAAAACGCCGCGCTGGCCCTGCAGGCCTACGCGTTGCTCGAGTTGCCCTGGCAGGCGGAGCGCCTGGCCGAGGCGCTGCGGCGGGCCCGGGTGACCGGTCGCCTCGATCGCCGCGACCTGTCCTGGAACGGCCAGCCACGCCAGCTCCTGCTGGACGTCGGGCACAATCCCCAGGCCGCCCAGTACCTGGCGCAACGCCTGCGTGCCGCAGCGCCACGAGGACGCTACCTGGCGGTCTTCGGCCTGCTGGCGGACAAAGACCTGGATGGCGTACTGGAACCCTTGACCGGCTTGGTGCAGGATTGGGCCGTTGCACCGTTGCCGACTCCGCGTTCGCGGCCGGCCGCGGAGCTGGAGGCGGCGCTGATCCTGCGCCAGGTTCCGGCGAGCAGTCATGCGGATATCGCCGCCGCCCTGGACGCGCAGTGCGCCAAGGCTACCGCGGATGATGTCATTCTGCTGTTCGGATCGTTCTATAGCGTGGCCGAAGGCCTGGAATGGCTGGCCCGTAGAACGGATAAGGGGGAGTAAATCATGGCCTTGCTGGAAAGAGGGCTGAAGCAGCGCATCGTCGGGGCGTTGGTGCTGATCGCCCTGGCGGTGATCTTCCTGCCGATGCTGTTCACCCGCGAAGACGAGTCGCGCCAGGTCGTGGTGGAAGCGCCGCCGCGCCCGCAATCGCCGGCCATGCCCAGTGTCGAGGTGCAGCCGACCGAGGTGCCGGAACTGCAGCCCGGCGAGGAAGGCATCGCTCCCGAGATCGTCGAGGAAGGCTCCCCGGCCGCCGCCGGCCAGCCCAGCCAGCCGATCGGCGGCCTGCCGGCGACCCCGCCGGCCACCCAGCCGCCCGCCCAGGCCCAGGCGCCGGCCGCCAGCCTGCCGCCAAGCCAGCCGCAACCGCCCGCTGCGCCGCCGAGCCCGCCGCCCGCGGAGAAGCGCCTGGACGCCAACAACCTGCCGCAGAGCTGGTCGGTACAGCTTGCCAGCCTGTCCAACCGGGCGCGCGCCGAGGAATTGCAGAAGACCCTGCGCTCCCAGGGCTACAACGCCTACATCCGCAGCTTCGACGGGATGAACCGGGTCTTCGTCGGGCCGGTGATCCAGCGCGCCGAGGCGGATCGCCTGCGCGACCAGTTGAGCAAGCAGCAGAAGCTCAACGGCTTCGTCGTGCGCTTCCAGCCGGAACGCGGTTGACCGCGACCCGCGGCTTACCGTCGCGGGCGCGCTCTGCTAAAATGCAGCGCCTTTTCTGCTTGTGGGCTGCATAGTGGCATTTACCTGGGTCGATTGGACGATGGTCGCCATCATCGTCGTTTCCAGCCTGATCAGTCTGAGTCGCGGCTTCGTCAAGGAAGCCTTGTCCCTGCTTACCTGGATAGTCGCCGGCGCGGTGGCCTGGATGTTCGGCGGGGCGCTGGCGCAGCACCTGGGCGAGTACATCCAGACCCCCTCGGCCCGCATCATCGCAGCCTGCGCGCTGCTGTTCATCGCGACCCTGCTGCTCGGGGCGCTGGTCAACTACCTCATCGGCGAACTGATCCGGGTCACCGGCCTCTCCGGCACCGACCGCTTCCTCGGCATGGTCTTCGGCGGTGCGCGCGGCGTACTGCTGGTCGTGCTGCTGGTCGGCCTGCTCAGCCTGGCCCCGGTACAGCAGGACCCTTGGTGGCAGCAGTCGGTGCTGATGCCGCATTTCCTGATGGTTGCCGACTGGTCGAAGAACTTCATTCTCGGTTTCGCCGGCCAGTGGTTGCCGGCCGCGCCGATAACGCCGCCGAGCGGCATCGGCGGGCTGCTTCCCAGCCAGTGATTTTGGCGGGACACTGGCCGAGGCCGGGTCCCGCGGTTTTCCAGGGCGGCGCGTCGATGGCGCGGCGCCGGCGGCACAGGACGTGCCGCGAGCCAGTCGGCGGCGAAGGTCGCCGATTCGCGGGAGCCAGCGGCCCACAGGCCCTGGTCAGCTCGATGGTCCGGGACGGACCGATCGCGCTTCCCATCTTTCCAGCTTGAGCCAAGTAGGGGTTGCGTCACATGTGTGGCATCGTCGGTATCGTGGGCAAGTCGAACGTCAATCAGGCGCTGTATGACGCGCTCACCGTCCTCCAACATCGCGGCCAGGACGCTGCCGGTATCGTCACCTGCCATGACGATAAGCTGTACCTGCGCAAGGACAACGGCCTGGTCCGCGACGTCTTCCAGCAGCGCCACATGCAGCGCCTGATCGGCAGCGTCGGCATCGGCCATGTGCGTTACCCGACCGCCGGCAGCTCCAGCTCGGCGGAAGCGCAGCCGTTCTACGTCAACTCGCCCTACGGCATCACCCTGGCGCACAACGGCAACCTGACCAATGTCGAGCAGTTGGCCAAGGAAATCTACGAATCCGACCTGCGCCACGTGAACACCAACTCCGATTCGGAAGTGCTGCTCAACGTGTTCGCCCACGAGCTGGCGGTGCGCAACAAGCTGCAGCCCACCGAGGAGGACATCTTCGCCGCGGTTTCCTGCGTGCACGACCGTTGCGTCGGCGGCTACGCGGTGGTGGCGATGATCACCGGCCATGGCATCGTCGGTTTCCGCGACCCCAATGCGATCCGTCCGATCGTCTTCGGCCAGCGGCATACCGAGAACGGCGTCGAATACATGATC containing:
- a CDS encoding SPOR domain-containing protein, translated to MALLERGLKQRIVGALVLIALAVIFLPMLFTREDESRQVVVEAPPRPQSPAMPSVEVQPTEVPELQPGEEGIAPEIVEEGSPAAAGQPSQPIGGLPATPPATQPPAQAQAPAASLPPSQPQPPAAPPSPPPAEKRLDANNLPQSWSVQLASLSNRARAEELQKTLRSQGYNAYIRSFDGMNRVFVGPVIQRAEADRLRDQLSKQQKLNGFVVRFQPERG
- a CDS encoding CvpA family protein codes for the protein MAFTWVDWTMVAIIVVSSLISLSRGFVKEALSLLTWIVAGAVAWMFGGALAQHLGEYIQTPSARIIAACALLFIATLLLGALVNYLIGELIRVTGLSGTDRFLGMVFGGARGVLLVVLLVGLLSLAPVQQDPWWQQSVLMPHFLMVADWSKNFILGFAGQWLPAAPITPPSGIGGLLPSQ